A genomic stretch from Lathyrus oleraceus cultivar Zhongwan6 chromosome 2, CAAS_Psat_ZW6_1.0, whole genome shotgun sequence includes:
- the LOC127119848 gene encoding uncharacterized LOC127119848, whose protein sequence is MDSHSQSEQPNPPKKNSSITAFVILRWSIAILLPFLFLFSVPFLLGLLLLILADFSVPNPISLPSHCKIVSTGVDIRSSKICELGLLDYKAKDVFRHFERSKFRCRYDYYWTSVFKVEYQDHFSGQRQVAFAEAPSEALPLYCRPNFGAAWLTQYKFKVNETYDCWYTSGISKVHLYQDNLFGCRADEQSTIDKIVQYSTQAMETIKYWFSDKGMRAQFWRWEIIAGVISGFSTAFISITFVMFLKQLLSSVHRPFAAWILSWRVNAVLIRRVCFLIAYLSFVAWLAIEYGKRLGLTDIFRFPRF, encoded by the exons ATGGATTCTCACTCCCAATCTGAGCAACCAAACCCTCCTAAGAAGAACAGCAGCATCACGGCTTTCGTAATACTGCGATGGTCTATCGCAATTCTATTACCCTTCCTTTTCTTGTTCTCCGTTCCCTTTCTTTTGGGTTTACTGCTTCTCATCCTCGCCGATTTCTCTGTCCCTAACCCCATATCTCTCCCATCACACTGCAAAATCGTCTCCACCG GTGTTGATATTAGATCATCTAAGATTTGTGAACTCGGATTGTTAGATTATAAAGCAAAGGATGTTTTTCGTCATTTTGAAAGAAGCAAATTTCGCTGCCGTTATGATTACTATTGGACTTCTGTATTCAAG GTGGAATACCaagatcacttttcaggtcaaAGACAAGTTGCGTTTGCTGAGGCTCCGAGTGAAGCCCTTCCTCTTTATTGCAGGCCTAACTTTGGGGCTGCATGGTTGACGCAGTACAAATTTAAG GTAAACGAGACTTATGATTGCTGGTACACATCTGGCATTTCAAAAGTGCATTTATATCAAGACAATCTCTTCGGTTGCCGTGCCGACGAGCAGTCTACTATTGATAAGATTGTACAATATTCTACCCA GGCCATGGAGACGATAAAATATTGGTTTTCAGATAAGGGAATGAGGGCCCAATTTTGGAGGTGGGAAATAATAGCTGGTGTCATATCTGGATTCTCAACAGCTTTCATCTCCATAACCTTTGTTATGTTCCTCAAACAACTTCTTTCTTCAGTACATCGACCGTTTGCCGCATGGATACTTTCTTGGCGTGTCAATGCTGTTCTCATCAGGCGCGTGTGTTTTCTTATTGCATACTTATCTTTTGTGGCTTGGTTAGCTATTGAATATGGGAAGAGGCTCGGTCTCACAGATATTTTCAGATTCCCAAGATTCTAG